Proteins co-encoded in one Thermomicrobiales bacterium genomic window:
- a CDS encoding dihydrodipicolinate synthase family protein yields the protein MRPLAGVYTILTTPFLNDGSLDEISLARLIEVSIGAGADGLTALGVAGEAHKLTDSERRRVVELVVETAAGRVPVVVGASRESTEATIEACREAERAGVAGVMIAPPTFVQPGPALTRHFARVSAATTLPITLQDYPPVNGVTMSPADMAALVDAAPSIVTVKLEDPPTPQRIAQLVDLLGDRGTTVVGGSGGLYLLDELRRGAAGTMTGFAYPEVLVRIWRAWRDGDRVAAAETYYRYLPLLVFEGQPKLGVAIRKEILRHRGLIDTALVRQPGPQLAPGIADDLAATLAWLRMDDEFPPSANEGDDR from the coding sequence ATGAGACCACTGGCCGGCGTCTATACGATCCTGACGACGCCATTCCTCAACGACGGTAGCCTGGATGAGATCAGCCTCGCGCGTTTGATCGAGGTGTCGATCGGCGCGGGGGCGGATGGACTGACCGCGCTTGGCGTGGCCGGCGAGGCGCACAAGCTGACCGATAGCGAGCGTCGCCGCGTCGTCGAGCTCGTGGTAGAGACGGCCGCCGGCCGCGTCCCGGTCGTTGTCGGCGCCAGCCGCGAGTCGACTGAGGCGACGATCGAGGCCTGCCGCGAGGCAGAGCGGGCTGGTGTAGCCGGCGTCATGATCGCCCCGCCCACGTTCGTCCAGCCAGGGCCGGCGCTCACTCGCCACTTCGCCCGCGTCAGCGCGGCGACGACGCTGCCGATCACGTTGCAGGACTATCCGCCAGTGAATGGCGTCACGATGTCGCCGGCCGACATGGCTGCGCTCGTTGATGCCGCGCCGTCGATCGTGACTGTCAAGCTGGAGGATCCGCCGACGCCGCAGCGCATCGCCCAACTGGTCGATCTGCTCGGCGACCGCGGCACGACCGTCGTCGGTGGCTCGGGCGGGCTCTATCTGCTCGACGAGCTCCGGCGCGGCGCGGCCGGCACGATGACTGGCTTCGCCTACCCCGAGGTGCTCGTCCGCATCTGGCGGGCGTGGCGCGATGGCGACCGCGTAGCCGCTGCTGAGACCTATTACCGCTACCTGCCGCTGCTCGTCTTTGAGGGCCAGCCGAAGCTCGGCGTCGCCATCCGCAAGGAAATCCTGCGTCATCGCGGGCTGATCGACACGGCGCTTGTCCGCCAGCCCGGCCCGCAGCTCGCGCCCGGCATCGCCGACGATCTTGCCGCGACGCTTGCCTGGCTGCGGATGGACGATGAGTTCCCGCCGAGCGCAAACGAAGGAGATGACCGATGA
- a CDS encoding ribonuclease activity regulator RraA → MNDRPTCYLSAQAEDALRRVSTATLTSQMLKRGYRTTFMAGVAPVRPDLRMVGYAFTLRYVPMREDLDLGPTDNRASIQRIAVESVGPGDVLVIDARGDVEAGVLGDILSTRMQVRGAVGLVTDGALRDVPAFRAMEFPTYCRAAHASQSAVRHHPADLNVPIGCGSVLVMPGDVVVGDAEGVVVLPRATAEEIALAALEQEEIEAFVLEKIRAGASIHGIYPPDEATRAEFAKRRG, encoded by the coding sequence ATGAACGACCGGCCGACCTGCTACCTTTCGGCGCAGGCAGAGGACGCGCTCCGGCGGGTCAGCACCGCGACGCTGACCTCACAGATGCTGAAGCGCGGGTATCGGACGACGTTCATGGCCGGCGTCGCGCCGGTGCGGCCCGACCTGCGGATGGTCGGCTACGCCTTCACCCTGCGCTACGTCCCGATGCGGGAGGATCTCGACCTCGGGCCGACCGACAACCGCGCCAGCATTCAGCGCATCGCCGTCGAATCGGTCGGCCCCGGCGATGTGCTGGTGATCGACGCCCGCGGCGATGTCGAGGCCGGCGTGCTGGGCGATATCCTGTCGACCCGGATGCAGGTGCGCGGCGCGGTCGGGCTGGTCACCGACGGCGCGCTGCGCGACGTGCCGGCCTTCCGCGCCATGGAGTTCCCGACCTACTGCCGCGCCGCTCACGCTAGCCAGAGCGCCGTGCGCCACCATCCAGCGGACCTGAACGTGCCGATCGGCTGCGGCAGCGTGCTGGTCATGCCCGGCGACGTCGTCGTTGGCGACGCCGAGGGGGTCGTCGTCCTGCCGCGCGCCACCGCCGAGGAGATCGCGCTGGCCGCCCTGGAGCAGGAGGAGATCGAGGCGTTCGTCCTGGAGAAGATCCGGGCCGGCGCGTCGATCCACGGCATCTACCCGCCCGACGAGGCCACGCGGGCCGAGTTCGCCAAGCGTCGCGGTTAG
- a CDS encoding glycoside hydrolase family 172 protein translates to MGEFNGLGMHLGNLARLSNAKTRSISAENFTGAKGQGGMATEGTGAIAARELGQGWKVSPSIVIPGDATVILADIDGPGAIQHIWLTVTPAAWRQLVLRCYWDDEETPSVETPLGDFFCNGWGVRCNIASLPVAVNPAGGFNSYWEMPFRKRARITIENLRPDEVRGFYYQITYALTDVEDDRAYLHAQWRRNNPLPYKEVHTLLDGVRGQGQYVGTYLAWGVNNNRWWGEGEIKFYLDGDDDWPTICGTGAEDYFGGAWNFEQPQGEYGTFSTPYLGLPQVIRPDGLYASQQRFGMYRWHVPDPIRFATDLRVTIQALGWRTPVGGERRYLPLQDDIASTAFWYQAEPHAPFPQLPDANGLEVI, encoded by the coding sequence GTGGGCGAATTCAACGGCCTCGGCATGCACCTGGGCAACCTCGCCCGGCTGAGCAACGCGAAAACACGCTCGATCTCGGCCGAGAACTTCACCGGCGCGAAAGGTCAGGGCGGCATGGCGACAGAAGGAACTGGCGCAATCGCCGCCCGCGAGCTTGGCCAGGGCTGGAAGGTCTCGCCGAGCATCGTCATTCCGGGGGACGCGACAGTGATCCTCGCAGACATCGACGGCCCCGGCGCGATCCAGCACATCTGGCTGACCGTCACGCCGGCTGCCTGGCGACAGCTCGTCCTGCGCTGCTACTGGGACGACGAGGAGACCCCATCGGTCGAGACGCCACTGGGAGACTTCTTCTGCAACGGCTGGGGCGTGCGCTGCAACATCGCCTCGCTGCCGGTAGCCGTCAACCCGGCCGGCGGGTTCAACTCCTACTGGGAGATGCCCTTTCGCAAGCGGGCGAGGATCACGATCGAGAATCTGCGTCCCGACGAGGTGCGCGGCTTCTACTACCAGATCACCTACGCGCTGACCGACGTCGAGGACGACCGCGCCTACCTGCATGCCCAGTGGCGACGCAACAACCCCCTCCCCTACAAGGAGGTCCACACGCTGCTCGATGGCGTCCGCGGCCAGGGCCAGTACGTTGGGACGTACCTCGCCTGGGGCGTCAACAACAACCGCTGGTGGGGCGAGGGCGAGATCAAGTTCTACCTGGACGGCGACGACGACTGGCCGACGATCTGCGGCACCGGCGCCGAGGACTACTTCGGCGGGGCGTGGAACTTCGAGCAGCCGCAGGGCGAGTACGGCACGTTCTCGACTCCGTACCTCGGCCTGCCGCAGGTGATCCGGCCGGACGGCCTCTACGCCAGCCAGCAGCGGTTCGGCATGTATCGCTGGCACGTCCCCGACCCGATCCGCTTTGCCACCGACCTGCGCGTCACGATCCAGGCGCTCGGCTGGCGGACGCCGGTCGGCGGCGAGCGCCGGTACCTGCCACTGCAAGACGATATCGCCTCGACCGCCTTCTGGTATCAGGCCGAGCCTCACGCGCCGTTTCCACAGCTGCCGGACGCGAACGGGCTGGAGGTGATCTAA
- a CDS encoding copper resistance protein CopC, with amino-acid sequence MISRFQWLAAILTLILALSAATVLAHEAPARSNPADGSVIPTAPAQITITFPGELDATGSSIRVLDPDGKDITPGSAGVDLENPDRNMLVASLAGDLPNGRYTVDWVALSLADGHKTTGDFSFTVDPNAPAPTAQSAASPTSATSVGAASANPTASGGDTSGKGSSNAKVYFAIGAVAVVALSAAAASALAQRARKQSR; translated from the coding sequence GTGATATCTCGATTTCAGTGGCTGGCGGCGATATTGACGCTCATCCTGGCGTTATCGGCGGCAACCGTTCTCGCGCACGAGGCTCCGGCCCGATCCAACCCGGCCGATGGCAGCGTTATCCCCACGGCGCCCGCGCAAATAACGATCACCTTCCCCGGCGAGCTCGACGCGACCGGCAGCTCAATCAGGGTGCTCGACCCGGACGGCAAGGACATCACGCCAGGCAGCGCGGGCGTCGATCTGGAGAACCCCGACCGCAACATGCTCGTCGCATCGTTGGCCGGCGACCTGCCAAACGGCAGATATACGGTTGACTGGGTGGCGCTATCGCTTGCGGACGGCCACAAGACAACCGGCGACTTCAGCTTCACAGTCGATCCGAATGCCCCGGCGCCGACCGCCCAGAGCGCGGCGTCTCCAACCAGCGCCACGAGTGTCGGCGCTGCTTCTGCCAACCCGACAGCGTCTGGCGGCGACACCAGCGGAAAGGGGTCGTCGAACGCCAAGGTCTACTTCGCAATCGGCGCGGTTGCGGTGGTTGCGCTGAGCGCGGCGGCAGCCTCGGCCCTCGCCCAGCGGGCGAGGAAGCAGTCGCGGTAG